From Rhododendron vialii isolate Sample 1 chromosome 10a, ASM3025357v1, the proteins below share one genomic window:
- the LOC131302680 gene encoding uncharacterized protein LOC131302680, translated as MRRGAFQLGRLWFYNARNLPSHLPVANPNLNNSSPSRISSLSDVISSSSNLRRLFSSESDSPHGNPSSNPDPLPEETSLQPQTQKKRDVSVDVQDVSNKELKIRIEKYFKKGDEEALPSILEAIIQRKLIGKHEETDDELIEELSSKPVDGVEDNEFESDFEELYETDEDIDDLYNATDIVKKRMVKDEFFHMDNKKWGDMINEAMNHGFLKDTRKCEAILEDMLSWDKLLPDEIKQKVEKKFNEIGDMVERGEIEVEKGYELFKDFEDEMVLECGKMMEAEGPPQCNDTSVPDKKKNIDDPPGEGPVLRWQTRVVLAPGGDAWHPKNRKVKMAVTVKELGLSKHQFRRLRELVGKRYHPGKDELTITSERFEHREENRKDCLRTLFALIEEAGKADKLVEEVRTRYAKGRLRANTQFMERLRTKSMENKGSKVLPA; from the exons ATGAGGCGAGGAGCTTTTCAACTCGGCAGATTGTGGTTCTACAACGCTCGCAATCTTCCTTCTCATCTTCCGGTCGCCAATCCAAATCTCAATAACAGCAGCCCTTCTcgcatttcttctctctctgacgtgatttcttcttcttccaactTGAGGAGGCTTTTCTCATCCGAAAGCGATTCGCCCCATGGAAACCCTAGTTCTAACCCTGACCCCCTTCCAGAAGAAACTAGCTTGCAGCCCCAAACCCAGAAAAAGAGGGATGTCTCTGTGGATGTTCAAGACGTCAGCAACAAAG AGCTGAAAATACGTattgaaaagtactttaaaaaagGTGATGAAGAGGCACTCCCATCCATTCTTGAAGCAATAATCCAACGAAAGTTAATAGGAAAGCACGAGGAAACCGATGATGAGCTGATAGAAGAACTTAGTAGCAAGCCGGTGGACGGTGTTGAAGACAATGAGTTTGAATCTGATTTTGAGGAGTTGTACGAGACTGATGAAGATATTGATGATTTGTATAATGCAACGGATATTGTGAAGAAGAGGATGGTTAAAGATGAATTCTTCCACATGGACAACAAGAAGTGGGGAGATATGATTAATGAGGCAATGAATCATGGATTTCTTAAGGATACCAGGAAATGTGAGGCAATTCTAGAGGACATGCTTAGCTGGGATAAGCTCCTTCCAG ATGAGATAAAGcagaaagtggagaaaaaatttaatgagaTAGGTGACATGGTTGAAAGGGGGGAGATTGAAGTTGAAAAAGGTTATGAGCTTTTCAAGGATTTTGAAGATGAGATGGTTTTGGAATGTGGTAAGATGATGGAGGCAGAGGGACCTCCACAGTGTAATGATACCTCTGTGCCAGACAAGAAAAAGAATATAGATGACCCACCAGGTGAGGGGCCAGTTCTCAGGTGGCAGACCCGTGTTGTATTGGCTCCCGGTGGTGATGCATGGCACCCCAAAAACAGAAAAGTGAAGATGGCTGTTACTGTCAAAGAGCTTGGGCTCTCAAAGCATCAATTTCGTCGTCTGCGGGAACTCGTTGGAAAGCGCTACCATCCGGGGAAAGATGAGCTAACAATCACCAGTGAGAG GTTTGAACATCGGGAGGAGAACAGAAAGGATTGTCTTAGGACTCTATTTGCACTCATTGAGGAAGCCGGAAAAGCTGATAAGCTTGTGGAGGAGGTTCGAACTCGTTATGCCAAGGGGAGACTCAGAGCCAATACACAGTTCATGGAGAGGTTGCGTACCAAGTCCATGGAAAATAAAGGATCCAAGGTTTTGCCTGCTTGA